CCGCACGAGCCGTACGACCAGGTCTTCGGCCCGCAGTTGCTCTCGGCGGACGCGCTGGTGGTGGTGCTCACCCCGCTGCTGGACGAGCGGTCGGCGCAGATGCTGGCCCGGCTGGCCCGGGGCGGCCGGTTCGTGGTGGCGGTGGACACCCTGCCGGTCGACCTCCCGCCGCCCGGCGACAAGGGCTGGGCGCCGGTGGCGTACCGGCTGTGGCGGCTGGACCGGGACACGATGATCGCCCAGCTGCGCGAGCACGGCGTGCCGGTGGTGCCGTGGGCCGGCGCGGGCAGCCTCGACCAGGTGCTGCGGGACGTGGCCCGGCTGGCCACCGCCCCCCGGGTGGGTGCCCGGTGAGCGCGAGGAACGCGGCGCAGCGGAGTCCCGCAGTCGCGAACGAGAGCGGGCGACGGTGAACGCCGTCGCCGGGCGGGTGAGGGCGGCGCGTGCCGCGCTGCACCGGGTGAGCCCGATGGCCCTGCTGGTGCGTCTCGGCATCTTCGTGGTGGTGTGGGCCGGTCTGTTGCTGGCGTTCCCGGCGCAGCTGTTCAGCGCGCGGGCGCTGCTCGCCCTCACCGTGGTGGCGGTGCTGCCGGCGGCGGGGCCGCGCCGGGTGTGGCCGACCTTCGCCGCCCTGGTCACGGTGGCCGGCTGGGTGATGGCCTCCGCCGGGTACGACCGCCCGATCGCGCTCTGGCGGCTGCTCGCCGTGGCCGCGACGCTCTACCTCGGGCACACCCTCTGCGCGCTCGCCGCGGTGCTGCCCTACGACGCGGTCGTCGACCCGGACGTGTTGGTGCGCTGGCTCACCCGGGCCGCCGCAGTGGTCCTCGCCACGTCGGTGGTCGGGGTCGTCCTGGCCTGGTTGGGCGGGATCGGCGGGGCTGACGGGTTCCAGGCGGCGACCGTGGCCGGACTGCTGGTGGCGGTGGTGCTCAGTGGGCTGTTGGGGTGGCTGTTACGTCGCAGATAGCGGGACGCTGCGAGAAGTTGTGCAGGTCACAGGGGTTGTGCTCCGTCACAGATGGGGGTCTCGAACGGGATTAGCCGAGCCGCCCGGGGAAAGATAGATGACGTGAATCCGAAGCGGATCCTTGTCGTGGGTGCCGGGCACGTCGGCCTGTACGCCGCTCTGCGCCTGTCCAAGAAGCTGAGCCCTCGTGAGGCCGAGGTCGTCGTCGTCGACCCGCAGCCGCACATGACCTACCAGCCGTTCCTCCCCGAGGCGTCGGCGGGCAACATCTCGCCCCGCCACTCCGTGGTGCCGCTGCGGCGGGAGCTGCGCAAGTGCAAGGTCCTGGTGGGCGCGGTGACGCGGATCGACCACGCCCGCAAGACGGCGGTGGTGCAGCCGATCAGCGGCCCGACCCGGGAGATCCAGTACGACCACGTCGTGGTGGCCCCCGGCTCGGTCTCCCGGACGCTGCCGATCCCCGGCCTGCACGAGCACGGGATCGGTTTCAAGACCATCGGCGAGGCGATCTACCTGCGCAACCACGTGCTGGACCGGCTGGACGTGGCGGCCGCCACGGTCGACCCGGTGGTCCGCCGCAACGCGCTGACCTTCGTCTTCGTCGGCGGTGGCTACGCCGGCATCGAGGCGCTCGCCGAGATGGAGGACATGGCCCGCGACGCCCTGCGCTACTACCCGGAGCTCAAGCCGGATGACATGCGCTGGGTGCTGGTCGAGGCGACCCAGCGGGTGCTGCCCGAGGTCGACCGGGACATGGGCGCCTACACGGTGCAGCAGCTGCTCAAGCGCAACATGGACATCCGGCTGGACACCCGGCTGGAGTCCTGCGTGGACGGCCTGGTGAAGCTCTCCGACGGCGACAGCTTCAAGGCCGACACGATCGTCTGGACGGCCGGCGTGAAGCCGTCGCCGATGCTGGACGCGACCGACTTCCCGCGGGACGACCGGCGGCGGGTCACCTGCCTGCCGACGTTGCAGGTGGTCGACGGCGACCGGGTGGTCGAGGGGGCGTGGAGCGCGGGCGACTGCGCGGCCGTGCCGGACCTCACCAAGGAGCCGGGCAACTTCTGCTCGCCGAGCGCGCAGCACGCGGTGCGTCAGGCCGCCCGGATGGCCGACAACATCGCCAACGTGATCCGCGGGCGCGAGCCGGTCAACTACAAGCACAAGCACGCGGGCAGCGTGGCCAGCCTCGGCCTGTACAAGGGCGTCGCCCAGGTGTACGGCGTCAAGATGACCGGCTGGCCGGCGTGGTTCATGCACCGGACGTACCACATGAGCCGGATCCCGTCGTTCAACCGCAAGGTCCGGGTCGTGGTCGACTGGACGCTGGCGTTCTTCCTCAAGCGTGAGGTCGTCGCCCTCGGCCAGCTGCACGACCCGCGTGAGGAGTTCGTCGAGGCGTCCGCGCCGCCGGCCCCGAAGCAGCCGGTCGGCGCCGGCAAGCCGGTCTGACCCGACTCGCGACAGGGCCCCTCCCGGGTACGGGAGGGGCCCTTCGTCGTCGGCGTCGCCGCGTCCGGGCGGTGAGGGCCGAGGCCGGTCAGACCCGCCAGGTCCAGGCGTCGGCGATCCGGGTCCCCGGGCCGTAGAGCTGCACCAGGGTGCGGCGCAGGCTCTCCGCGTGCGGGGCGTCGTCGGTGACCGCCACGCAGGACGCGCCCCAGAAGTCGGCGTCGGCGCGGGCCTGCCGCCGCTGCTCCTCACCGATCACCGGCTCGTCGCCCCGCTTCGCCACGTCCGCCAGCAGCGCGGAGGTGGGCTGCTTGAAGGTGCCCATCGCGGCCGAGCCGTCGGGCCCGTGCGGCCCGATGAAGAAGCCCTCCGGCAGGCCGAACTCCGCGTCCGCCGCCGTGGCCCAGCGCATCGGCCACGGCTCCTTCGGGGTGGCCGCCGGCACGGGCGCCAGCACGCCGCCGGGGGGTACGCAGTCGCGCCAGTGGCCGCCGCTGATGAACTCCGGCAACGCCGGCCGGTCGGCGGTCGGCAGGGGAGCGGGGAAGACGGTGAGCAGGGCCGCTCCGACGGCGGCCGGGACCAGCAGCCGGACCCGGCCGGGGGCGCGCAGGGCCCGGTCCACGGCGAGCACCAGCAGGGTGGCGGCCAGCGGCAGCACGGCCAGGGCGAACCGCATCGGCAGCGCGCCGTCGACCACCGGCAGCCCGGCGAGCAGCGCGTACGGCCCGGGCACCGGGCTGGGATCGCCGTCGAGGACGATCCGCGGGCCGAGCGACAGCGCCCCGGTGACCAGCGCCCCGGCGGTGCAGGCGACCACCAGCGGCCGGCGACGCAGCCAGAGCGCGCAGGCGGCGGTCACCAGCAGCAGGGGTACGCCGAGGAAGGTGTTGTACTCGGCCGGACCGGTGGTCAGCCGGGCCGAGGCGTCGTCGCCGACCACCGACAGCGGCGAGGTCGCCCACCAGCTGCGCAGGTCGGCCGAGAAGTAGTGCGGGCTGAACATCCCGTCCGCCACCCCCTGCGGGCCGGCGAACTGGAACCACAGCGGGTAGCCGAGGACGACCAGGGCCAGCCCGGTGGCCACCGTCATCCCGCCGGCGAAGCCGGGCAACGCCCGCCGCAGCAGCTCCCGGTCGGCGAAGCCGTACGCGACGGTCATCACCAGCAGGGTCACCGCGGCCAGGAAGAGCACCTCCTCGCCGACGAAGACCTGTACGCAGACCACCGCCGCCAGCCCGACCGCCGAGGTGAGCAGCCGCCGCCGGTCGGCCCGGTCGAGCGAGCGCGGCCCCGGGTCGGCGGCCCGCAGCAGCCGCACCACCAGCCAGACGATCACCGGCACCAGCCACTGCGCCGTCATGTGCAGGTGGCTGTTGGACTGCGACACCATGCCGGGGCCGAAGCCGCACAGTCCGGCGCCCAGCGCGGCGGCGAGCCGGCGGGCGTGCAGGGTTCGGGTGAAGAGCAGGTACCAGGCGATCGCGGTGCCGGCCAGGTTGACGGCGACCAGCAGGGCGAAGGTGACCGGCGCGCCGAGGAGCAGGGTGACCGGGGCGAACAGCACCCCGAGCGCGATGACCGTGGTGTTGGTCATCAGGTTCACCCCCTGCGGGGCGTTGAGCCGGTCGGTGAGCAGGCCGAAGTCGCCCCGCAGCGCCCGCGCGTCGACGGCCAGGAACCATTCGTAGAGGGTCTGGTCCGCCGGGTTGAGGGCCAGCACCCGGGCGCCCGGGTCGGGCCAGAGCCCGTGGGTGAGCCAGCTCGCGAGCAGTACGAAGGCCAGGCCGACCGTCAGGTCGACGCGGTGCTGCAGGAGCAGGGCCCGCCAGCGGGCGGTGCGGGAACCGGTCGCGGCCGGCTCGGCGAGGCCGACAGCCAGGTCGGGGTCGGCGCCGGACGCCGTACGGGCTGCGCTGGTCACACGCTCGACCCTAGTGCGGCGGCGGTCACCGGGTACGCCGGGTGACCGGGGAACGGTTACGGTGGCACTGCACCGCCGCGTGTCGGCACGCCGGTGTCCCTCGCCCGGGTGGTGGAACGGCAGACACGGCCGCCTTAAAAGCGGCTGCCGCAAGGCGTGCGGGTTCGACCCCCGCCCCGGGCACCGGAGACTCTCAGCTTTCCCACAGCCTGCCGTGCGGCGAGACGTGACCGGTGGCCGTACCCTGGAAGGGCACGTCGGACGTGCGACGACCCCCTGAGGGAGGCCTGAAAGTGAAGACCTCGAACCCGGTGCTCGCCCGGCTCGGCCAGGCGGCCGAGCGGGAGCGTTCCGCCGGGTACGCCCCGCCCGGGCAGTACGGTTACGGCCAGCCCGGCATTCCGCAGCAGTACCCGGGTCAGCCCGGCTCCCCGGTCGCCCCGGCGGCGACCGGCACCATGACGCTCGACGACGTGGTCGTCAAGACCGTCGCCCTCCTGGGCATCCTCGGCGTCTCCGCCGCGGCCGCCTGGGTGCTGGTCCCGGACGCCCTGCTCGGCGTCGCCTGGATCGGCGCCGCCATGGTCGGCCTGGTCCTCGGCCTGATCATCTCGTTCTCCCGGATGGCGAACCCGGCGCTGGTCATCGCGTACGCGGTGGTCGAGGGCGCCTTCGTCGGCCTGGTCAGCAAGGTGTTCGAGACGCGGTACGACGGCATCGTGCTCCAGGCCGTGGTGGCCACCTTCGGTGTCTTCTTCGTGATGACCATGCTCTACAAGGCGAAGGTCATCCGGGCGACGCCGAAGTTCGTCAAGGGCATGATCGCCGTGATGGCCGGCCTCTTCGCCGTCATGCTGATCAACTTCGTGCTGTTCCTCTTCGGCGTCAACACCGGCCTGCGTGACGGCAGCCCGCTGGCCATCGGCTTCAGCCTGGTCGTCATCGTGGTCGCCGCCCTCAGCTTCGTGCTGAGCTTCAAGGAGGTCGAGGACGGCGTCCGGATGGGGCTGCCGGCCCGCTACTCCTGGACGGCCGCGTTCGGCATCGTGGTCAGCCTGGTCTGGCTCTACCTGGAGCTGCTCCGCCTGATCAGCTACTTCCAGGGCGACGACTGACGCATCGGCCGCCACCCCGGCGCCCGCCACCGCTCTGCGGTGGCGGGCGCCGTCGTCTCTGCCCGCCCTCGCCGTTTCCCCGCCACCGCCGGGCCGTCGCGGGCAGAGTGACACCCAGGGGGTACGCCGGGGCGAGGAGGTGGCGGGATGCGCAGCGCCAATCCGGTGCTGGACCGGCTCGACGACACGACCCGGCAGCACCGGCTGCCGACGGCGGCCGGCGCGGAGGCGGTGACGGTCGACGACGTGCTGGTCCGTACCGTCGGGCTGCTGCTGCTCACCGTGCTCACCGCGGCGGTGGCCTGGGTGGTCGTGCCGCAGGCGGGGTGGGTGTCGGCGGCGCTGGCCGGCACCGCGCTGGCCGGCGTGGCGCTGGTCCTGGTGATCTCGCTGCGCGGCATCACCCACCCGGTGCCGATCATCGGGTACGCCCTGCTCCAGGGGGTGCTGCTCGGGGTGGCCAGCCGGGCGTTCGAGCTGGTCTACCCGGGGATCGTGGCGCAGGCCGTGGTGGGCACCTTCGGGGTGTTCCTCGGGATGGCGCTGCTCTACCGGGCCCGGCTGGTGCGGGCCACCCCACGACTGGCCCGGCTGGTGGTCGGGACGCTTGTCGGGCTACTCGCGGTCACCCTGGTCAACCTGGTCTTCCGGCTCTTCACCGGCCGGCAGGGGGTGGAGGTCTACAGCCTCACCGGCGAGGTGGGCTGGCTGCCGTACCTCTTCTCGGGCGTCGCCATCGTCGCCGGGGCGCTGAGTTTCATCCTCGACTTCGACCAGGTGGAGCGGTCGGTCCGTGCCGGCCTGCCCCGCCGCTACGCCTGGCTCTGCGCTTTCGGGATCCTGGTCGGGCTGATCTTCCTGTACTGGCAGATCCTCCGGCTGCTCAGCTACCTGCGGCGCTGAGTGGCGGGGTCCCGGCGCGGCCGTAGACTCTCCGGCGATGAGCGCAGCGGAGCTGGACCGGGCGGTGGGACTGCTGGTCCGTCAGGTGGGGCACTGGCAGCAGCCACGGTGGGCGGCGCGCCTCGACAGCGGGGACGGGTCCCGGGCGGACCACGTGCACCGGCTGGTGCAGACGATCGCCGACCTGGGCGCGGACGCCGAGGGCGGGCCGCGCCGGCGGGTGCCCCGGCTGCCGAACGACCTGGCCCTGGTCGACCAGCTCCGGGTGGTCGCGGCCGACCTGGTCGCGGCCGCGCCGCCGGAGGACGTGCTGGCCCGGGCCGCCGCCGAGGTGGCGGCGACCCGGGACGTGCTCTAGCTCAGCCGCTCCAGCACCATCGCCATGCCCTGGCCGCCACCGACGCACATGGTCTCCAGGCCGATGGTCTTGTCGTGCCACTCCAGGGCGTTGAGCAGGGTGCCGGTGATCCGGGCACCGGTCATGCCGAACGGGTGGCCGATCGCGATCGCGCCGCCCATCACGTTGAGCTTCTCCTCGGCGATGCCGAGCTGCCGGTAGGAGGGGATCACCTGCGCGGCGAATGCCTCGTTGATCTCGACCAGGTCGACGTCGTCGATGGTCATGCCGGCCCGCTTGAGAGCCTGCTTGGACGCCTCGACCGGGCCGAGGCCCATGATCTCCGGCGACAGGGCGCTGACGCCGGTGGAGACGATCCGGGCCAGCGGGGTGAGGCCGAGATCCTGCGCCCGCTGGGCGCTCATGACCACCACGGCCGCCGCGCCGTCGTTGAGCGGGCAGCAGTTGCCGGCGGTGACCCGGCCGTCCGGGCGGAAGACCGGCTTGAGCCCGGCCACCGCCTCCAGGGTGACGCCCGGGCGGGGGCCGTCGTCGGTGCTGACCACGGTGCCGTCCGGAGTGGTGACCGGGGTGATCTCCCGGGCCCAGAAGCCGTCGGCGATCGCCTTCTCGGCGAGGTTCTGGCTGCGGACGCCGAAGGCGTCCATGTCCTCGCGGGTGACGTCGTACGCCTGGGCCAGGTTCTCGGCGGTCTGCCCCATCGTGAGGTAGATGTCGGGCAGCTCGCCGGCCTCACGCGGGTCGCTCCACACCTCGGCGCCGCCCTGGGCACGCCGCGTCGAGCGCGCCTGGGCCTCGGCGAAGCGCGGGTTCTCCCAGCCGCCGCCGACCAGCGCCTGCGCCTCCGGCGGGAGGGTGTCGGAGTTGCCCCGGGCGTACCGGGAGACCATCTCCACACCGGCGGAGATGAAGACGTCGCCCTCGCCGGCCCGGATGGCGTGCATCGCCATCCGGGTGGTCTGCAACGACGAGGCGCAGTAGCGGGTCAGGGTGGCGCCCGGCAGGCCGTCCAGGCCCATCAGGGTGGCGACCACCCGGGCCATGTTGAAGCCCTGCTCGCCGCCGGGCAGGCCGCACCCGAGGTAGAGGTCGTCGATCTGGGTCGGGTCGAGCCCGGGGACCTTGTCCAGCGCGGCCTGGACGATGGTCGCGGCGAGGTCGTCCGGGCGGACCTCGCGCAGCG
This genomic interval from Micromonospora coxensis contains the following:
- a CDS encoding NAD(P)/FAD-dependent oxidoreductase; this translates as MNPKRILVVGAGHVGLYAALRLSKKLSPREAEVVVVDPQPHMTYQPFLPEASAGNISPRHSVVPLRRELRKCKVLVGAVTRIDHARKTAVVQPISGPTREIQYDHVVVAPGSVSRTLPIPGLHEHGIGFKTIGEAIYLRNHVLDRLDVAAATVDPVVRRNALTFVFVGGGYAGIEALAEMEDMARDALRYYPELKPDDMRWVLVEATQRVLPEVDRDMGAYTVQQLLKRNMDIRLDTRLESCVDGLVKLSDGDSFKADTIVWTAGVKPSPMLDATDFPRDDRRRVTCLPTLQVVDGDRVVEGAWSAGDCAAVPDLTKEPGNFCSPSAQHAVRQAARMADNIANVIRGREPVNYKHKHAGSVASLGLYKGVAQVYGVKMTGWPAWFMHRTYHMSRIPSFNRKVRVVVDWTLAFFLKREVVALGQLHDPREEFVEASAPPAPKQPVGAGKPV
- a CDS encoding Bax inhibitor-1/YccA family protein; amino-acid sequence: MKTSNPVLARLGQAAERERSAGYAPPGQYGYGQPGIPQQYPGQPGSPVAPAATGTMTLDDVVVKTVALLGILGVSAAAAWVLVPDALLGVAWIGAAMVGLVLGLIISFSRMANPALVIAYAVVEGAFVGLVSKVFETRYDGIVLQAVVATFGVFFVMTMLYKAKVIRATPKFVKGMIAVMAGLFAVMLINFVLFLFGVNTGLRDGSPLAIGFSLVVIVVAALSFVLSFKEVEDGVRMGLPARYSWTAAFGIVVSLVWLYLELLRLISYFQGDD
- a CDS encoding acetyl-CoA C-acetyltransferase, producing MPIESSRDAVIVATARSPIGRAFKGSLREVRPDDLAATIVQAALDKVPGLDPTQIDDLYLGCGLPGGEQGFNMARVVATLMGLDGLPGATLTRYCASSLQTTRMAMHAIRAGEGDVFISAGVEMVSRYARGNSDTLPPEAQALVGGGWENPRFAEAQARSTRRAQGGAEVWSDPREAGELPDIYLTMGQTAENLAQAYDVTREDMDAFGVRSQNLAEKAIADGFWAREITPVTTPDGTVVSTDDGPRPGVTLEAVAGLKPVFRPDGRVTAGNCCPLNDGAAAVVVMSAQRAQDLGLTPLARIVSTGVSALSPEIMGLGPVEASKQALKRAGMTIDDVDLVEINEAFAAQVIPSYRQLGIAEEKLNVMGGAIAIGHPFGMTGARITGTLLNALEWHDKTIGLETMCVGGGQGMAMVLERLS
- a CDS encoding Bax inhibitor-1/YccA family protein, with product MRSANPVLDRLDDTTRQHRLPTAAGAEAVTVDDVLVRTVGLLLLTVLTAAVAWVVVPQAGWVSAALAGTALAGVALVLVISLRGITHPVPIIGYALLQGVLLGVASRAFELVYPGIVAQAVVGTFGVFLGMALLYRARLVRATPRLARLVVGTLVGLLAVTLVNLVFRLFTGRQGVEVYSLTGEVGWLPYLFSGVAIVAGALSFILDFDQVERSVRAGLPRRYAWLCAFGILVGLIFLYWQILRLLSYLRR